A genomic stretch from Terriglobus sp. RCC_193 includes:
- a CDS encoding sulfatase → MESFGKQLDRRQFLQAGAATALGAAVNSNMAHALPVPAEENAAAAGKKPNLIFLYTEGQRWDCLSSAGHPLLKTPNMDRIAHEGVKFENAFCTNALCAPARASAMTGMWSRSTGALDNKTVHTPFPSDIPVFTDYLLQEGYETCIVGKVHVRNGLKEKHWDYYLGVNAPATNYYKPKMAEGKNGKIGEVQTWDEGYCDDFVTDRVLDWLKQPREKPFALLLWYMTPHAPYFRPRRHLDLYNGVKIPKPASFDDDLKGYPGKPTPFKTADNKIGTTDTGDAVRSIEELCKDYYSGLVAIDENVGRIFKHLDDTKTMDDTAIIHSSDHGYLLGEWRLFDKRLMHEPSIRVPMAIRYPNRVKAGGVKKEMVLDVDIAPTVMDLVGLPIPKQFQGRSMLELVDNKGTAWRKEWLYDYYEFPGAENVAPHRGVRTDTHKFIHWYTQSPEEFELYDLQLDPNEAHNLYGNPKYATIQNNLEKRLADLLVAIPERQA, encoded by the coding sequence AACAGCATTGGGCGCTGCGGTGAACTCAAACATGGCACACGCGCTGCCTGTCCCTGCGGAGGAGAATGCCGCCGCCGCAGGCAAGAAGCCAAACCTGATCTTCCTTTACACCGAAGGGCAGCGCTGGGACTGCCTCAGTAGTGCGGGTCATCCCCTGCTGAAGACGCCGAATATGGATCGTATTGCGCACGAAGGTGTGAAGTTTGAAAATGCCTTCTGCACGAATGCACTTTGCGCTCCTGCACGCGCATCCGCCATGACCGGCATGTGGTCCCGTTCCACCGGCGCGCTGGACAACAAGACGGTGCACACACCGTTTCCCTCCGACATCCCTGTCTTCACGGACTACCTGTTGCAGGAAGGCTATGAAACCTGCATCGTTGGCAAAGTGCATGTGCGTAACGGTCTGAAGGAAAAGCACTGGGATTATTACCTTGGCGTCAATGCGCCGGCCACCAACTACTACAAGCCGAAGATGGCCGAAGGAAAGAACGGCAAGATCGGTGAAGTTCAAACATGGGACGAAGGCTACTGTGACGACTTCGTCACCGACCGCGTATTGGATTGGCTCAAGCAGCCGCGTGAGAAACCCTTTGCCCTGTTGCTCTGGTACATGACACCGCACGCGCCTTATTTCCGCCCTCGGCGCCATCTTGATCTGTACAACGGTGTGAAGATCCCCAAGCCTGCGTCCTTCGACGACGACCTCAAGGGATACCCCGGCAAGCCGACACCGTTCAAGACTGCGGACAACAAGATAGGCACCACCGACACTGGCGATGCCGTCCGTTCCATTGAAGAGCTCTGCAAGGACTACTACTCAGGGCTTGTCGCAATCGACGAAAACGTGGGCCGCATCTTCAAACACCTCGATGACACCAAGACCATGGATGACACTGCCATCATCCACAGCTCTGATCATGGATATCTCCTGGGCGAATGGCGCCTCTTCGACAAGCGCCTGATGCACGAGCCATCCATCCGTGTTCCCATGGCCATCCGTTACCCCAACCGCGTGAAAGCCGGTGGAGTAAAGAAAGAAATGGTGCTGGACGTAGACATTGCCCCCACCGTGATGGATTTAGTAGGCCTGCCCATTCCCAAGCAGTTCCAGGGTCGCTCCATGCTGGAGCTTGTCGATAACAAAGGGACGGCATGGCGCAAGGAATGGCTGTATGACTACTACGAATTCCCCGGCGCTGAAAACGTAGCGCCGCACCGCGGTGTACGTACTGACACACACAAGTTCATCCATTGGTACACGCAATCGCCAGAGGAGTTCGAGTTATACGATCTTCAGCTCGATCCCAACGAAGCACACAACCTGTACGGCAATCCGAAATATGCGACCATCCAAAATAATCTGGAGAAACGTCTTGCAGACCTGCTGGTAGCCATCCCGGAACGACAAGCCTAG
- a CDS encoding response regulator transcription factor has product MRILLVEDEIRLATNIVNGMREAGFAVDHAADGKEGLDYAEQNLFDLIVLDLMLPALSGQEVLRILRKRKNLTPVLILTAQEGKTTIIDMLNSGADDYLAKPFDLGELIARIKALIRRSNGAASPKLQVADLQIDTVLQTVNRGSETIDVSPTEYRILEYLAYRPRAVVSKKELLEHLYDYNWEHHSNVIEAHISNLRRKISLPDGEPIIETLRHRGYRLRSGDLT; this is encoded by the coding sequence ATGAGAATCCTCCTGGTGGAAGACGAAATCCGGTTGGCCACAAACATTGTCAACGGTATGCGAGAAGCGGGTTTCGCTGTGGACCATGCTGCGGATGGCAAGGAAGGTCTCGACTATGCGGAGCAAAATCTCTTTGACCTGATTGTTCTGGATCTCATGTTGCCGGCCCTCTCCGGGCAGGAAGTTCTGCGCATTCTCCGTAAGAGAAAGAACCTGACACCGGTTTTGATCCTGACCGCGCAGGAGGGCAAGACCACTATCATCGACATGCTGAACAGTGGCGCCGATGACTACCTGGCGAAGCCATTTGATCTGGGAGAACTTATTGCGCGGATCAAGGCATTGATTCGTCGCTCCAATGGAGCGGCATCACCCAAATTGCAGGTGGCGGACCTTCAGATTGATACGGTGTTGCAAACAGTCAATCGTGGAAGCGAAACCATCGATGTGTCGCCCACTGAGTACCGCATTCTGGAGTATCTGGCTTACCGCCCCCGTGCTGTCGTTTCAAAGAAAGAGCTTCTGGAACATCTTTACGATTACAACTGGGAACATCATTCGAACGTAATTGAAGCGCATATCTCAAATCTAAGACGGAAGATTTCTCTTCCAGACGGCGAACCGATTATCGAGACATTGCGTCATCGCGGCTACCGGCTACGGTCGGGTGACCTAACGTGA
- a CDS encoding cytochrome c, translated as MKTGIAGVICFVVGVLIVPLFAWSYLSYGRPPVAVTDSAFPFEKQIVRVPLHRRMESEIEQAPIQPDENNLLAGAQIYKRECSFCHGIPSQPAEVGQNMYPSVPQLWQKHKNGVVGVSDDPAGETYWRIKNGIRLTGMPSYQKILSPTQMWQVSLLLASADKPLSPSVQAALSQP; from the coding sequence ATGAAAACAGGAATCGCAGGAGTAATTTGTTTCGTTGTTGGAGTGCTGATTGTTCCGCTATTTGCGTGGAGCTATCTTAGCTATGGCAGACCACCCGTTGCGGTTACCGATTCCGCCTTTCCATTCGAAAAGCAGATCGTTCGCGTTCCTTTACATCGCCGGATGGAGAGTGAAATCGAACAGGCTCCCATTCAGCCGGATGAGAACAATCTCCTGGCAGGCGCGCAGATTTATAAGAGAGAGTGTTCGTTTTGCCACGGGATACCGAGCCAACCGGCTGAAGTGGGTCAGAACATGTATCCCAGCGTGCCTCAGCTATGGCAGAAGCACAAAAATGGCGTCGTCGGTGTAAGCGATGATCCGGCAGGAGAAACTTACTGGCGCATCAAGAACGGTATCCGGCTTACTGGTATGCCCTCATATCAGAAAATACTTTCGCCGACGCAGATGTGGCAGGTAAGCCTGCTGCTCGCATCAGCAGACAAGCCTCTTTCTCCTTCTGTTCAGGCTGCCCTGTCGCAGCCATAG